The genomic stretch GGTCAAGATGACTGATTACCACACCGTCAAGGACGCACGGCAGAGTTACATTGGCCTCAAAAGCCACGAAACCATTCAGACCTGGCGGGAATATCTGCTTGATGCGGAATACAGCGTTGCTATCTGGGAAAACGAGGATGCAGCCGTGTCACTGGATGAATTGGAAACGGCCGTGCGCAAACCGGTATTCACCCCTTATCTTGGGCGACGGAGCTGTCCGTTGGCGCAACCGCTGTTTGGCAAAAGGCTTACCGCGGAAAGTCCGAACCAGGCCTTGCAGGCTGTTGAACCGAGCGGCGGTGTGATTTACAGCGAACAGCCATCAGATCGCAGCATGCGCCTGCGTGACCTGCCGATGGCGGGTCAACCACGCCAGTTCGCTTCCCGCACCGTCTACATCCACGGAGGGGATCATGTATCTGAGTAAGGTTATGGTGACTGGGGCCGCCTGTCGCAATCCCTATGAAATCCACCGCAGCCTCTGGCAACTGTTTCCAGAAGATCCCGACGCCAGGCGAGACTACTTGTTTCGCGTAGAGCGCGCCGGGCGGCAGCAGGCTGAAATCTTGTTACAGTCGCAGCGAAAACCGAGCGATTCAGAGTTGCGTAAGGTCCGACTGCTGGCGACGCGAGGGTATCAACCGAGGCTGCAGCAGGGGCAACGGCTGCGTTTTGCGTTGCTGGCCAACCCGGTCAAGACCATCAACGATGAACGCGGCCGCCTGAATGCCAAAGGCCAGGTGAAAAAATGCCGGGTTCCGCTGATTCGCGAGGAGGAATGGCGGAGCTGGTTGGAGCACAAGCTGATTGGTTGTGCGGAGCTGGAGACGCTGGTCGCTGAAAATCGTCTGCCGATAAATTTCCGCAAGCCCAAGGAAAAACGTGTCGGGAAAATTCAGCCGGTCAGTTTTCAGGGGATTTTACGGGTATCTAGCCCGGAAGCTATGATGCAGGCAATCTCTACCGGCATCGGCCCGGCTAAAGCCTTCGGTTGCGGCCTGCTGTCAATCGCCCCTGCGTGATGGAGACGAACTGCTTTGTTGACCGACACTAGCTTAATGGGGAGGGTGCAATGACCGAAAAACTGGCCGTTTTTAAAGGCAAGGGGATTCGCCGCACAATCCATAATAATGAATGGTGGTTCGTGATTGCAGATGTTGTCTCGGTCTTGACCGATTCGGTCAACCCGGCTGACTACATAAAAAAAATGCGCAGTCGCGATAAGGAGTTGGCCAAAGGGTGGGGACAAATTGTCACCCCCCTTTCGGTTGACACCCAGGGTGGCAAACAACGCGTGAACTGCGCCAACACCGAAGGCATCTTTCGCATCATCCAGTCGATCCCCTCCCCCAAGGCAGAACCCTTCAAACGCTGGCTGGCCAGGGTCGGCTACGAGCGAGTTCAGGAGATCGAAGATCCCGAACTCGGCACCGCCCGCACCCGCGAGCTCTACCGGGCAAAGGGTTACTCCGAAGCCTGGATCGAAAAGCGGATGCGCGGCATCGCCGTCCGTGCCGAACTGACCGAAGAATGGAAGAACCGCGATGTCGGCGGCAGCCGTGAGTACGCTATCCTTACGGCAGAGATTTCAAAGGCCACTTTCGGCATGACACCTTCCGAATACAAGGACTTAAAACAGCTCGACCGGGAGAACCTGCGCGATCACATGACCGACCTGGAACTGATCTTCTCCATGCTCGGAGAGGCCGCCACCACCGAAATCGCCCGCACCCGGGATGCACAGGGATTCACGGAAAACCGCTCCGCTGCCGGCAAGGGTGGAAAAATCGCCGGTGATGCCCGGAAGAAACTTGAGCAGGAATCGGGGCGCAAGGTGGTGACGGATGAAAACTATCTGGATGCGCCGGAAAGGCAAAAACGACTTGAGCGAAAAAAGTAAATCCAGGAGGGGATTGTGTCCACACCGATTCTGCCACCACTGAAACCGGTTCCGATCAAAGACCGCGTTTCGGTCATGTTCGTTGAAAAGGGCCACCTCGACGTTCTCGACGGCGCCTTCGTATTGGTCGATAAAACCGGCGTGCGCACCCACATCCCCATCGGCGGGGTTGCTTGCCTGATGCTGGAACCGGGAACTCGAGTCTCTCATGCCGCCGCGACCCTCGCTTCACGGGTCGGCTGTCTGCTGGTATGGGTCGGCGAAGCTGGTGTCAGGCTATATTCCGCCGGGCAACCCGGTGGCGCACGCGCTGACCGCCTTCTCTATCAGGCCAAGCTTGCCCTTGATGACAGCGCCCGTCTGAAAGTGGTGAGAAAAATGTATGCTGTTCGGTTTAAAGAGGAGCCGCCGGCAAAGCGCAGCGTCGACCAATTGCGCGGAATTGAGGGCGTTCGGGTACGAAAAATGTACGAGTTGCTTGCCCGACAGTATGGCGTACCGTGGAAACGTCGAAACTATGACCACACACGGTGGGAAAGTGGAGACATTCCCAATCGTTGCCTGTCTTCCGCAACGGCTTGTCTATACGGAATCACCGAGGCCGCAATCCTTGCCGCAGGCTATGCCCCGGCTGTCGGATTCATTCATACCGGAAAACCCCAGTCGTTTGTCTACGACATAGCTGACATCTTTAAATTTGACACGGTTGTCCCAGTCGCATTCAGAATTGCGGCAAAAAAACCTTATGATCCCGAACGACAGGTGCGAATTGCCTGTCGCGATGCCTTCCGCCAAACCAAATTATTAAAACGAATCATTCCCGTCATTGAGGAAGTCTTAAGTGCCGGCGAGATTGAACCGCCCAAACCACACGAAGAAGCTGTTGAAATTGCAATCCCCAACAAGGAAGGGATAGGTGATGTTGGTCATCGTAGTTGAAAATGTACCGCCTCGTCTTCGTGGACGATTGGCTCTATGGCTTCTTGAAGTTCGAGCTGGGGTGTACGTCGGAAAGGTCTCAAAACGGGTTCAAGAAATGATCTGGGATAATGTAGAAAAAGGTATTGACGAAGGGAATGCAGTCATGGCCTGGTCATCGAATACCGAGTCAGGATTTGACTTTTCAACCTTGGGTGTAAACCGCCGCACCCCTAAAGAGATGGAAGGTCTCAAGCTTGTCTCTTTTCTTCCTGAAGGAGGCAAATTGGACCAAGAAAATGTGCCCAATTTTTAATCATAATTTCCGGTAGAATTATCTGGTCTTTGAAAAGTGAATATTTTCATAAAGATAGAAGAAGTCTGTTCCCCGCACCCGCGGGGATGAACCGGTCATCTATTTTTAATGGACGATATTTTTCAACTGTTCCCCGCACCCGCGGGGATGAACCGGCGGAAGCGGTGGCGGAATATTTGTTTTAAAGCTGTTCCCCGCACCCGCGGGGATGAACCGCCGGATTAGCTCAATTAGGTAGAGCACCTGATCTGTTCCCCGCACCCGCGGGGATGAACCGATCGGATGTTGTTTCAGGCGGCGGCTGATCGTCTGTTCCCCGCACCCGCGGGGATGAACCGCACTGATGCCCCCGGTGTCGGCCCTGCGTTGCCTGTTCCCCGCACCCGCGGGGATGAACCGGAGTTTGATATGTTTGATTGCTGTTGCGGACGCTGTTCCCCGCACCCGCGGGGATGAACCGCTGACATGCCGCTCCTCAGTCGTTTTTGTCGGCTGTTCCCCGCACCCGCGGGGATGAACCGTCTGTCGTCCCCTTGCTTGACCTGTTCCGGCCCTGTTCCCCGCACCCGCGGGGATGAACCGGTCGGGATCTCGATGTTCTGCTCCGAGGTCGGCTGTTCCCCGCACCCGCGGGGATGAACCGCACGGCATCTACTCATCAGTCCTCACGGATGACTGTTCCCCGCACCCGCGGGGATGAACCGGAACTGTGGGGTGAGGTCAGGATCGGGTCGCTCTGTTCCCCGCACCCGCGGGGATGAACCGGATAACGAGGCGCTATTTGAGTCGGCCCGCAGCTGTTCCCCGCACCCGCGGGGATGAACCGGCGATGGACGACCTCAGGTTGCAGCTCTACAGCTGTTCCCCGCACCCGCGGGGATGAACCGTTTTTTGAGTGCCCTGTCTCGGCGATCACGCGCTGTTCCCCGCACCCGCGGGGATGAACCGAGTGATAAACCCAGAAGTCGTCGCCGGCTGCCCTGTTCCCCGCACCCGCGGGGATGAACCGGTAATCAATCCGGTTCCAACGTCGACGGAACGCTGTTCCCCGCACCCGCGGGGATGAACCGCCGTCAGTCGAGCCGGCCGTCACAGGGCAGGACTGTTCCCCGCACCCGCGGGGATGAACCGTAACAATCATTGGCGATGGCCCCGATGCTATGCTGTTCCCCGCACCCGCGGGGATGAACCGCTGCGGTTTTGAGTACGTCATCTTGCGGTATCCTGTTCCCCGCACCCGCGGGGATGAACCGGCCGCAGTCACAACAGACCATTTTATAGCCTGCTGTTCCCCGCACCCGCGGGGATGAACCGGTCAGCAGCGGGATGGCCAGGTACGAACGGCTCTGTTCCCCGCACCCGCGGGGATGAACCGGTGGGATGATAACAACGGTGAAGGCAACGCGTCTGTTCCCCGCACCCGCGGGGATGAACCGGTCACAATCTGCTTGATGACAATCTCCTAGCTCTGTTCCCCGCACCCGCGGGGATGAACCGCTCCGCGCAACGAACCGCCGATGCCGGACGACCTGTTCCCCGCACCCGCGGGGATGAACCGGCAATCTGTAAATTTTTGACCGACTGCGGTTGCTGTTCCCCGCACCCGCGGGGATGAACCGTGGGTATCCCTGTCCCAGTCACCACCCCACTTCTGTTCCCCGCACCCGCGGGGATGAACCGTCCGGACCCTTGTCGGCACGCAGCCGCTCTATCTGTTCCCCGCACCCGCGGGGATGAACCGGCGACAGATCCTTCCTTCGCTGCGCTTGCAAACTGTTCCCCGCACCCGCGGGGATGAACCGGCGCTGGCGTTGGAACTGGACCCGCCGATGAACTGTTCCCCGCACCCGCGGGGATGAACCATTAGCTAGAGATCGGGGAACCGGGATTTTAAACTGTTCCCCGCACCCGCGGGGATGAACCGATCGGCCATGCGTGACCTCTTCGTGCGTGGCTCTGTTCCCCGCACCCGCGGGGATGAACCGCTGACATGCTGCTCCTCAGTCGCTTCTTTTGTCTGTTCCCCGCACCCGCGGGGATGAACCGCTGATATCGCTCGGTGTCCTGGGCATTCACGTCTGTTCCCCGCACCCGCGGGGATGAACCGGGGGGCTAGTAATACCCCCCTTTAGTCTCATTCTGTTCCCCGCACCCGCGGGGATGAACCGCTCGACCAACACCACCAACGTCTCAAAAATCACTGTTCCCCGCACCCGCGGGGATGAACCTGGGACGCTCCCGGCCCGCTCCCGGCCGGATATCTGTTCCCCGCACCCGCGGGGATGAACCGAGGTCTCGGGCGCTATCGGCTCCAACGCTGTTCTGTTCCCCGCACCCGCGGGGATGAACCGCCTCTGCCGTCTCAGGACGGCGTCTATGA from Geothermobacter hydrogeniphilus encodes the following:
- the cas6e gene encoding type I-E CRISPR-associated protein Cas6/Cse3/CasE translates to MYLSKVMVTGAACRNPYEIHRSLWQLFPEDPDARRDYLFRVERAGRQQAEILLQSQRKPSDSELRKVRLLATRGYQPRLQQGQRLRFALLANPVKTINDERGRLNAKGQVKKCRVPLIREEEWRSWLEHKLIGCAELETLVAENRLPINFRKPKEKRVGKIQPVSFQGILRVSSPEAMMQAISTGIGPAKAFGCGLLSIAPA
- the cas2e gene encoding type I-E CRISPR-associated endoribonuclease Cas2e — translated: MLVIVVENVPPRLRGRLALWLLEVRAGVYVGKVSKRVQEMIWDNVEKGIDEGNAVMAWSSNTESGFDFSTLGVNRRTPKEMEGLKLVSFLPEGGKLDQENVPNF
- the cas1e gene encoding type I-E CRISPR-associated endonuclease Cas1e codes for the protein MSTPILPPLKPVPIKDRVSVMFVEKGHLDVLDGAFVLVDKTGVRTHIPIGGVACLMLEPGTRVSHAAATLASRVGCLLVWVGEAGVRLYSAGQPGGARADRLLYQAKLALDDSARLKVVRKMYAVRFKEEPPAKRSVDQLRGIEGVRVRKMYELLARQYGVPWKRRNYDHTRWESGDIPNRCLSSATACLYGITEAAILAAGYAPAVGFIHTGKPQSFVYDIADIFKFDTVVPVAFRIAAKKPYDPERQVRIACRDAFRQTKLLKRIIPVIEEVLSAGEIEPPKPHEEAVEIAIPNKEGIGDVGHRS
- the cas5e gene encoding type I-E CRISPR-associated protein Cas5/CasD — its product is MGDYLILKLQGPMQAWGEHSFEGTRPSGNFPTRSALLGLLGACLGIRRNEYERLQQLADSVQFAVRKDARQTQTEWGEPKKLPMVKMTDYHTVKDARQSYIGLKSHETIQTWREYLLDAEYSVAIWENEDAAVSLDELETAVRKPVFTPYLGRRSCPLAQPLFGKRLTAESPNQALQAVEPSGGVIYSEQPSDRSMRLRDLPMAGQPRQFASRTVYIHGGDHVSE
- a CDS encoding BRO-N domain-containing protein, which gives rise to MTEKLAVFKGKGIRRTIHNNEWWFVIADVVSVLTDSVNPADYIKKMRSRDKELAKGWGQIVTPLSVDTQGGKQRVNCANTEGIFRIIQSIPSPKAEPFKRWLARVGYERVQEIEDPELGTARTRELYRAKGYSEAWIEKRMRGIAVRAELTEEWKNRDVGGSREYAILTAEISKATFGMTPSEYKDLKQLDRENLRDHMTDLELIFSMLGEAATTEIARTRDAQGFTENRSAAGKGGKIAGDARKKLEQESGRKVVTDENYLDAPERQKRLERKK